The genomic window CATAATACGATTGAATCGTCCTTCGAGACGAATTCCGCATCTTCAGGTCTTTGATCCAATCTCGAAGCGCCAACTCACCTTTAAGAGAAACTTTAGAATTTTTGAATCCTTGGAATTTCTCCAGAAGCTCATTGGAAAACGGGAGAATCCAGTGCTTCTTTACGGGATCCCATTTAACCTTGGGAATACCGCGAACAAACGCGTATGCCTCGGGATCGTAAGAATGCCGGACAAAAAGAAACCTTCCTCGTTTTTCTAAAATGAAATACATGAGGAAAGAATGAAAAATACTAAATATACGTATAGTAATTTTTGTGATTGGGAGAAGATACAGCTTCGCCGGGTGAGTCCCAGGGTTTTGAAAAAATAGAGGCGTGTAGTATACAAGTCAAGGAAATTCTGACACATTTTCCGACCTATGTTGCTTCTATTTTTCATATCTTGCAGATTCAAATTAATTTTGAACGGAAAGTGACGTTAAGGCGTATGAAATGCTGAATTCTTTTCGCGATCGGGCTTTGTAGGCGTTCCATGGCTCGCAGAAATGGAGTTGAAATTTAGGTCGGCAGGTAAAAATGCGAGGTCCGTTGAGAAATTCCTCCAAAACGGCAGAGGCAAGTGCGGGAATCTGAAAAAGAACGTTAGTCTTCCTTTTTTTACAGTAAAAACTGCTTTTAAGTTTCGATGAGAATCAGGCCAACGACCGTTATAACAAAAATCACAGAGGCAGCAAAGCAGCAGCGCCTCCTTCGACGAGTATAGGAAGAATATTCCAAAAACGGAATGTTATTTGGATTTCAGGGATGAGAAGGCCTTGGCCCAATCGCGCTTGAGATATTCGAAAATTTTTTCCTTGTTCAAGCGCGCGTCCTGTTTTCCGAGTTCGTACGCCCTTCTGACTCCGATCGGATCGGTATAATCAAAGGAAGTGATCGGCAACGGTTCGGAAGGCATCTGTAAAAAACAACGTTCGAGCAATTTCGGATCCTTCCCTATGATTGTCGTGGGTTCGTAGTAGATTCCGATCGTCTTTTTATCGGGAGGAAACGCTTCGAGAAGAAGGTTGTTCGTCAATCCTCCGTCGAAATAATATTCTTTTCCGAGACTCTGCACGGATACGATCGGCGGAACGGAGGAAGAATTGAGAATGATCTGTTCCACCGTTTGTTCGTTCTCAAAGTCCTTTTCCGTGAATAAGACCTCTTTCATATTCCAATTTCGGAGAATTCTCTGCATTCTTTGGCTGTTGAGTCCGCGCAGACGATCCCGTTCGTCCTCTAGAAACGCCTTTGCGGTTTCGGCGATTAACCTCGCCAAACGGAATTTGTTCTTGAAAGAATCCTCTTTGGGAATGGCGCGTAACGTGTGAATGAATACTTTCGTTCCGGACTTCATGATCTTTTGAAAGTCCATTCCGAATCGAATCGTTTTCCGATACATTTCCTCGTGCGGAAACGCCCTTTCCCCCTTGAAAAGTCGGCTGAGATAAAAGTTAGCGGGATTTTTTCGGACGATGTTTTCGAAGAAAGCCACACATTCTTCTTCGTCTCCGCAAAGTAGACAAAGAACCATCGCCGCTCCGGCGGATACTCCGGAGACTTCCCGGAATTTCAGCCCCCAGCTTTTCATTTCGTGGCCGAATCCCAATCCGTAAAACGCCTTACATCCTCCTCCGGCGATCGCAAAACAAATCTCGTCTTCGAGCCAAAGTCCTTGAAAGGCTTCTTCGATGGCGCTGGGGGTTTCTTGTTTTCGTTCAAATGCGATCGAGTCGTCTAAAACGGGAGGCATTTCGTTTTCTTTCTCCGGGTTCTGATTTAACCATTGTCGAGCCGAGCCCGTCTTTCTGGAAAGAAATTATTCGTTTGAAAACGTCCTTGTGCGGTTCGATTCGATGTTTCGCGGTTTTCTTTGTGGAAAACGAACAGAGTTCTTTCATACGTTTGCGATAGCGATTGAAGCGGAAATCCCCGAGCGGTTGAAACGGGGATGTGGATCGAAGGCAAGAAGCGCGAGGGATTGGAGCGGAAAGCGCGGCGCGAGCGCGGAAGGCGGTTTTCCCTAACAACAGTCCACGGCACGCTTCGGAATCGTCAAACGCATCCGCGAGCGAATCGCCCAAAGCTGAGTCTGAAAAATCTGCAAAAGGCTAAAGACGCATCGGAATTCTTGTCGGTGAATCTGTGGTCCTGGATTCGGTCGTAGTTCCGACAATTTTTCTGAACAACGGAGGGCGGCCCCACCCGCGTTGGGTGGTGGTGGAGAGGTGGCGGGAAAAACTCCGACAAATTTCCCTATCACAGATTGCAATTCTCTGCAACAACAATCGACCGATAATTTTTGTGGGAACTCCTACATAAAATCGTAAATCGATTCCGCTTGTCTATTCCGTCGTATTGTCGGCGATTGGCTGCTTCTCGAATCCGTATCCCCTTCTCTCCAGAAAATCGCCGATCAAGAGCGCGGCAAAGCTCGCGGTCAAACCGGGGATCGATGCGGGAGTTTCAAAATTGAGTATATTCCAAAAAAGCCATACGATGAATCCTACGATCATGGAAAATACGGCCCCGGTCGACGTCGAACTTTTTCGAAAAAGACCGGCCACAAGCGGAACGAACAAGGACACGAGGCTCAGAGCGGACGCCTGCGACACGAGTTCGTAGATATTGCTTTTGGTGATCGCCATCGACAAGGATACGACCGTGATCGCGACCACGGAGATCCTCAAAATTCGTAGCAGTTTTTTTTCGTTCGGATCTTTGAGAAACGGGCGCACCACGTTTTCGCCTAACACCGATGCAGGCGCCAAGATCGCGCCGCTTGCGGTGCTCATCACCGCGGACAACAACGCTCCGAAGAATAATATCTGCGTGAACAATCCGGTATGCGTCAATACGGTTTTGGGAAGAATCATCTGTGCGTCTTCTCCGGCGATTTCCGGATACACCTTTCGCGCGCAAAGTACGGCGAGCAGCGGAAGCATCGCGACGCTCAGATAAAAAAACGATCCGAGCAAGGAAGAATACACCGCGACCTTTTCGGATTTGGAAGCCATCACCCTTTGAAAGATATCCTGTTGCGGAATCGAGCCGAGTCCGATCGTCATCCAAGCGGCGATATAAACCAAGACGCTCTTCGTTTCCATCTCCGGCACGAATCGAAAAAATCCCGGCTTTGTCGAGGAAA from Leptospira yasudae includes these protein-coding regions:
- a CDS encoding patatin-like phospholipase family protein — protein: MPPVLDDSIAFERKQETPSAIEEAFQGLWLEDEICFAIAGGGCKAFYGLGFGHEMKSWGLKFREVSGVSAGAAMVLCLLCGDEEECVAFFENIVRKNPANFYLSRLFKGERAFPHEEMYRKTIRFGMDFQKIMKSGTKVFIHTLRAIPKEDSFKNKFRLARLIAETAKAFLEDERDRLRGLNSQRMQRILRNWNMKEVLFTEKDFENEQTVEQIILNSSSVPPIVSVQSLGKEYYFDGGLTNNLLLEAFPPDKKTIGIYYEPTTIIGKDPKLLERCFLQMPSEPLPITSFDYTDPIGVRRAYELGKQDARLNKEKIFEYLKRDWAKAFSSLKSK
- a CDS encoding sodium:solute symporter family protein, producing the protein MLGISVVLYLLTTILIGAAASRFVSDSKDYVLAGRRLPLFLASSALFATWFGSETLLGASSRFVEEGILGVIEDPFGAALCLFLVGVFFARPLYRMNILTFGDFYKNRFGRRAEIVSSVFMIPSYFGWIAAQFVALGIILHSLTDLPVSTGIFIGAGVVLIYTVIGGMWAISLTDFLQTILIVLGLAYLVWDLSSQAGGLDVVLSSTKPGFFRFVPEMETKSVLVYIAAWMTIGLGSIPQQDIFQRVMASKSEKVAVYSSLLGSFFYLSVAMLPLLAVLCARKVYPEIAGEDAQMILPKTVLTHTGLFTQILFFGALLSAVMSTASGAILAPASVLGENVVRPFLKDPNEKKLLRILRISVVAITVVSLSMAITKSNIYELVSQASALSLVSLFVPLVAGLFRKSSTSTGAVFSMIVGFIVWLFWNILNFETPASIPGLTASFAALLIGDFLERRGYGFEKQPIADNTTE